From one Lotus japonicus ecotype B-129 chromosome 3, LjGifu_v1.2 genomic stretch:
- the LOC130709524 gene encoding rhodanese-like domain-containing protein 10: MATQVNHPFRGSILKHKTQPEAPFTTATTVRTTRFQVINAASSTGSSARQLIESGTIRTISPKDASTALNSEGFVLLDVRPNWEIEKARVKGSLHVPIFVEDKDNSPITLLKKWVHFGYIGLWTGQYFTTLNSEFVSQVENAIPRKDTKLLVACGEGLRSITAATKLYNGGYRNLGWLGGGFNRSKDNDFPEVEGKEKLQYATIGGASYYFLQLLILLQGKG; the protein is encoded by the exons ATGGCAACCCAAGTGAACCATCCGTTTAGAGGTTCTATTCTGAAGCACAAGACACAACCAGAGGCTCCTTTCACCACCGCAACCACAGTAAGAACCACGAGATTTCAAGTCATCAATGCAGCATCCTCCACTGGCAGCAGCGCCAGGCAGCTCATAGAGTCCGGCACCATCAGGACTATATCACCAAAAGATGCTTCCACAGCCTTGAATTCAGAGGGCTTCGTTCTCCTTGATGTGAGGCCAAACTGGGAGATAGAGAAGGCACGAGTGAAGGGGTCTCTGCACGTGCCAATCTTTGTGGAAGATAAGGATAATAGTCCCATTACCCTGCTTAAGAAGTGGGTGCATTTTGGTTACATTGGCTTGTGGACTGGCCAATACTTTACAACCTTGAACTCTGAGTTCGTTAGTCAAGTGGAAAATGCCATTCCTAGAAAGGACACCAAGCTTCTTGTGGCATGTGGTGAAGGACTGAG gtCAATCACAGCAGCTACAAAGCTGTATAATGGAGGTTACAGAAATCTGGGATGGTTAGGTGGAGGTTTTAATCGTTCAAAGGACAATGATTTCCCAGAAGTagaaggaaaagagaagttGCAGTATGCCACAATTGGGGGAGCCTCTTACTACTTCCTTCAGTTGCTGATACTTCTACAGGGCAAAGGCTGA